In the Nothobranchius furzeri strain GRZ-AD chromosome 15, NfurGRZ-RIMD1, whole genome shotgun sequence genome, one interval contains:
- the slc25a33 gene encoding solute carrier family 25 member 33, translating to MPQKDTLLHLFAGGCSGTVGAIVTCPLEVLKTRLQSSGLALRPVFQVQLGTLSGTGVIRPGTVSPGLLQVLRSILEKEGPSSLFRGLGPNLVGVAPSRAIYFAAYSKSKEKFNRLFVPNSGLVHMSSAGVAAFVTNSLMNPIWMVKTRMQLEKKARGEKKMNALQCARYVYKTEGIRGFYRGLTASYAGISETMICFLIYETLKKHLAESQFASSNGVKGKGASDFLSLMMAAAFSKGCASCVAYPHEVIRTRLREEGSKYKYFFQTGRLIAVEEGYAAFYRGLIPQLIRQIPNTAIVLSTYELIVHLLGDSK from the exons ATGTAGTGGAACAGTGGGGGCCATCGTGACCTGCCCGCTGGAGGTGTTGAAGACACGGTTGCAGTCCTCTGGCCTCGCCCTCCGGCCTGTCTTCCAGGTCCAGCTGGGCACTCTCAGTGGCACTGGAGTCATCCGACCTGGGACAGTTAGTCCTGGGCTGCTGCAGGTTTTACG atcaATTCTTGAAAAAGAGGGCCCAAGTTCTCTTTTTCGTGGACTAGGACCGAATCTTGTTGGTGTTGCCCCTTCAAG AGCCATTTATTTTGCTGCTTACTCAAAGTCAAAAGAGAAGTTCAATCGGCTGTTTGTCCCAAACAGCGGACTGGTGCACATGTCCTCAGCTGGTGTTGCAG CTTTTGTTACAAATTCTCTGATGAATCCCATCTGGATGGTGAAGACCAGGATGCAGCTAGAGAAGAA AGCCAGAGGAGAGAAGAAAATGAACGCGTTGCAGTGTGCTCGCTATGTTTACAAAACGGAGGGAATCCGGGGCTTCTACCGCGGCCTGACCGCCTCCTACGCCGGCATTTCGGAGACCATGATCTGCTTCCTCATCTACGAGACGCTGAAAAAACACCTCGCTGAGAGCCAGTTCGCCTCCTCGAACGGCGTGAAGGGCAAAGGAGCATCGGATTTCTTGAGTCTGATGATGGCGGCTGCTTTTTCCAAGGGTTGTGCATCCTGCGTAGCCTACCCACACG AGGTCATCCGAACACGGCTGCGTGAAGAAGGCAGCAAGTATAAATATTTCTTCCAGACAGGAAGGTTAATCGCTGTGGAAGAAGGTTATGCAGCTTTTTACAGAGGACTCATTCCACAATTAATCAGACAAATCCCCAACACAGCCATCGTTCTCTCCACCTACGAACTCATCGTCCACCTGCTGGGAGATTCCAAGTGA
- the si:ch211-150o23.3 gene encoding uncharacterized protein si:ch211-150o23.3 — protein MLTFLHILLTGLFGALWDGVTAFSLGAYGGVRVVNGDHCSGIVEVNLLEQWGTVCDHGWDLRAANVVCMELGCGFAESTSHNAEFGLGSGVIALNSVQCTGHESSLIHCGLSLNKNSLCSHENVASVKCTGLLFQPRLSLLSPQSVFSSGESVRFYCNIMQLNRVSDVHLYKHEIATPLVTQRADPTQIRVDLTLSDVETFYQGSYSCQYSVTGGFPSQRISSPPSNFINITVVDLLTPQLWYNTSPEAPLGSVVKGQSFNITCSTLQHYPGGSFQLRLVRSNGTVRQSLPALSHAVTFTFPDAQSSNEGYYYCLYRVQLGGRTFVSRESQPLPIAVRDPDPVLSPMVISWLVSGVTFVVAVIIIFIVAKVVCNKEKKPSELERETRTCVDNTYVAVSVNRL, from the exons ATGCTAACGTTCCTGCACATCCTGCTAACAG GCCTGTTCGGTGCCCTGTGGGATGGTGTCACTGCTTTTAGTTTAGGTGCTTAtg GTGGGGTAAGAGTAGTGAATGGAGATCACTGTTCTGGCATAGTAGAAGTAAACCTCCTTGAACAGTGGGGGACTGTCTGTGATCACGGATGGGATTTGCGTGCAGCCAACGTGGTTTGCATGGAGCTGGGCTGTGGATTCGCCGAATCCACCTCTCACAACGCAGAATTTGGTTTAGGCAGCGGGGTGATTGCGCTGAACTCTGTCCAGTGCACGGGGCATGAATCAAGCTTGATCCACTGTGGTCTGTCCCTGAACAAGAACTCTTTGTGCAGCCATGAGAATGTTGCAAGTGTGAAATGCACAG GTTTGCTGTTTCAGCCCCGGCTGTCGCTGCTGTCGCCTCAGTCAGTGTTCTCCTCCGGGGAGTCGGTGCGATTTTACTGCAACATCATGCAGCTGAACCGCGTCAGCGACGTCCACCTTTACAAACATGAAATCGCCACGCCGCTAGTCACACAAAGAGCTGACCCAACCCAGATCAGAGTGGACCTCACCCTGTCTGACGTGGAAACCTTTTACCAGGGCAGCTACAGCTGTCAGTACAGTGTCACGGGTGGGTTTCCTTCCCAGAGGATTAGCTCTCCGCCCAGCAATTTCATTAACATCACAGTGG TGGATCTCCTGACTCCCCAGCTCTGGTACAACACGTCCCCCGAGGCTCCACTCGGATCTGTCGTCAAAGGTCAGAGTTTTAACATCACCTGCTCCACGCTGCAGCATTACCCCGGTGGTTCCTTCCAGCTCCGTCTGGTACGCTCCAACGGCAcggtgcgtcagtcactgcctgccCTTTCCCACGCTGTCACCTTCACCTTCCCTGATGCGCAGAGCTCCAACGAGGGCTACTACTACTGCCTGTATCGGGTCCAACTGGGCGGACGTACGTTCGTGTCCAGAGAAAGCCAGCCCCTGCCTATAGCTGTCAGAG ATCCTGACCCAGTGTTGAGTCCCATGGTGATCAGCTGGCTTGTGTCTGGAGTGACATTTGTTGTAGCCGTCATCATTATATTTATTGTAGCTAAAGTGGTGTGCAACAaggagaagaagccctctgaacTGGAACGGGAAACCAGAACCT GTGTGGACAACACTTATGTTGCTGTATCAGTTAACAGGCTATGA